Proteins encoded in a region of the Chloroflexota bacterium genome:
- a CDS encoding ABC transporter permease — MLTRILTLTGKELIQLRRNWLLALFILFGPMSELIAVAYSTSQDIDHLPTAVIDYDRSQASRALLQALVNTETFDLNYWPEDETAISRLLDAGKVVAAVIIPPGFEDALMPGHAGRSEVQVILDGSDPTSARTAMRSAEGVVARMNQDLAARQLGIAATSFGSFEPSVRVWFNEELREANYTVPSELGFILYVVALMIASLGIARERELGTLEQLLITPLRPIELIIGKAIPAVILAYAEFLLLLAVTLVIFKVPMRGSWPLLLSVALFYLFVELGWGILVSSVSRTQQQALLFVFMLAMGEMVFSGYMIPVETLPRPLQILSNFVPIRHFLIILRGILLKGAGIQAFWYELGMLALLGMIITTVTFVVLRHLQLD, encoded by the coding sequence ATGCTCACCCGCATTCTGACGCTGACCGGTAAAGAGCTGATCCAGCTACGACGGAACTGGCTGCTGGCGCTCTTCATCCTGTTCGGCCCCATGTCCGAGCTGATCGCCGTCGCCTACTCCACCTCGCAGGATATCGACCATCTGCCGACGGCGGTGATCGACTATGATCGCTCGCAAGCCAGCCGGGCCCTTCTCCAGGCGCTGGTGAACACGGAGACCTTCGATCTGAACTACTGGCCGGAGGATGAGACCGCCATCTCCCGGCTGCTCGACGCGGGAAAGGTGGTGGCGGCAGTGATCATCCCGCCAGGCTTCGAAGATGCGCTCATGCCGGGCCACGCCGGCCGGTCGGAGGTGCAGGTCATCCTGGACGGCTCGGATCCGACATCGGCGCGAACGGCCATGCGATCGGCGGAAGGGGTGGTCGCCCGGATGAACCAGGATCTGGCAGCGCGGCAACTGGGCATCGCGGCCACCTCCTTCGGCAGCTTCGAGCCCAGCGTGCGGGTCTGGTTCAACGAGGAACTGCGAGAGGCCAACTACACCGTGCCATCCGAGCTGGGATTCATCCTGTACGTGGTGGCGTTGATGATCGCCTCCCTGGGGATCGCCCGGGAGCGAGAGCTGGGGACGCTGGAGCAGCTGCTGATCACCCCCCTGCGCCCCATCGAGCTTATCATCGGCAAGGCGATCCCGGCCGTCATCCTGGCCTATGCCGAATTCCTGCTGCTGCTGGCGGTCACCCTCGTCATCTTCAAGGTGCCGATGCGCGGCTCATGGCCCTTGCTGTTGAGCGTGGCGCTCTTCTATCTCTTCGTCGAGCTGGGATGGGGGATCTTGGTATCCTCCGTCTCCAGGACCCAGCAGCAGGCGTTGTTGTTCGTGTTCATGCTGGCCATGGGGGAGATGGTGTTCTCCGGATATATGATCCCCGTCGAGACGCTCCCCCGGCCACTTCAGATCCTGTCGAACTTCGTCCCGATCCGACACTTCCTCATCATCCTGCGGGGCATTTTATTGAAGGGGGCGGGGATCCAGGCCTTCTGGTACGAGCTGGGAATGCTGGCATTGCTGGGGATGATCATCACGACGGTGACCTTTGTCGTCTTGAGGCATTTGCAGCTGGATTGA